In Gossypium arboreum isolate Shixiya-1 chromosome 5, ASM2569848v2, whole genome shotgun sequence, a single genomic region encodes these proteins:
- the LOC108451045 gene encoding beta-1,3-galactosyltransferase 7-like, producing MKQRSSTKISLKWIPFLCISFFILGTVFSNRLWIPTIFNDCDTKKKPATDNDEKGEVLKTHEAIESLDKSFAMLQIKLAPPGSSQKMKNSDATGAVSTLAGIDSPRKKAFMVIGINTAFSSRRRRDSIRETWMPQGEKLVRLEREKGIIIRFIIGHSATSDSILDRAIDSEDAQHKDFLRLEHVEGYHELSAKTKTYICTAVANWDAEFYVKVDDDVHVNLGKLAALLGRYRSKPMAYIGCMKSGPVLSKKSVKYHEPEYWKFGEEGNKYFRHATGQIYAISKDLANYVAANQHILHKYANEDVSLGSWFIGLEVQHLNIKSMCCGTPPDCELKAKAGNACAASFDWSCSGICRSVEKIKIVHQRCGEGDAVVWSALF from the exons ATGAAGCAACGTAGTTCGACGAAAATCTCCCTTAAATGGATCCCATTTCTCTGCATCTCCTTCTTCATCCTCGGAACTGTCTTCTCTAACAG GCTATGGATTCCAACTATATTCAACGATTGTGACACAAAGAAA AAGCCTGCAACAGATAATGATGAGAAGGGTGAAGTTTTGAAAACCCACGAAGCAATTGA ATCTCTAGACAAGTCATTTGCAATGCTCCAGATTAAGTTAGCTCCCCCAGGTAGTTCTCAGAAAATGAAGAACTCGGATGCCACCGGTGCTGTCTCGACCTTGGCTGGTATCGACTCGCCGAGGAAGAAAGCATTCATGGTCATTGGGATTAACACTGCTTTTAGTAGTAGGAGACGGCGTGATTCCATCAGAGAAACTTGGATGCCACAAG GGGAAAAGCTTGTTCGGTTGGAGCGTGAAAAGGGGATTATTATCCGTTTCATAATCGGCCATAG TGCAACATCCGACAGCATTTTAGATAGAGCCATTGATTCAGAGGATGCTCAACATAAGGACTTCCTTAGACTG GAGCATGTTGAAGGATATCATGAATTATCTGCAAAAACAAAAACTTATATTTGTACTGCAGTTGCAAATTGGGATGCCGAGTTCTACGTCAAGGTGGACGATGATGTCCATGTTAATCTTG GTAAGCTAGCTGCACTTCTTGGCCGTTACCGTTCCAAGCCCATGGCCTATATAGGGTGCATGAAATCCGGACCGGTTCTTTCTAAAAA GTCTGTCAAGTACCATGAACCGGAGTACTGGAAATTCGGAGAAGAGGGGAACAAGTACTTTCGACATGCAACTGGTCAGATATATGCAATTTCAAAGGATCTCGCAAACTACGTTGCCGCAAACCA GCATATATTGCACAAGTATGCTAATGAAGATGTGTCCCTCGGTTCATGGTTTATCGGCCTTGAGGTTCAGCACTTGAATATTAAGAGCATGTGCTGTGGTACTCCACCAG ATTGTGAGCTGAAGGCAAAAGCAGGTAATGCGTGTGCCGCATCATTTGATTGGAGTTGCAGTGGAATCTGCAGATCAGTGGAGAAGATCAAAATCGTTCATCAAAGGTGCGGGGAAGGGGATGCTGTAGTTTGGAGTGCCTTATTTTAA
- the LOC108452069 gene encoding uncharacterized protein LOC108452069 has protein sequence MGNRYNCHQNLRLNHTKRSIFLPMLCSKVSINKDVMKLPKWKDKLSDDDPLSPKIGCMGQVKRNNRIVGFPALDITTKINNSCNANNNTNDNGIKYFKLKKLFSGKRKQGLVEHGGKENSGSRSINIENMDPPLPVIKRVPKQGDKGEGGTLWQRRSRGVSLESLQLQQIQLNRRREPTTV, from the coding sequence ATGGGAAATAGATATAATTGCCATCAGAATCTACGTTTGAATCATACAAAGAGAAGCATCTTTTTGCCGATGTTGTGTTCGAAGGTATCCATTAATAAAGATGTGATGAAGCTTCCCAAATGGAAAGACAAGTTATCGGATGACGACCCTTTGTCTCCAAAGATCGGTTGCATGGGACAAGTGAAGAGGAACAACAGGATTGTTGGCTTCCCTGCACTCGATATCACCACCAAGATCAACAACAGCTGCAATGCTAATAATAATACCAATGATAATggcatcaagtatttcaagctcaAGAAGTTGTTTTCCGGCAAAAGAAAACAAGGGTTGGTAGAACATGGTGGGAAAGAGAACAGTGGTTCGCGTTCAATCAACATCGAAAACATGGATCCCCCTTTGCCTGTGATCAAGAGAGTGCCGAAACAAGGTGATAAAGGAGAAGGAGGCACTCTTTGGCAGAGGAGATCTCGTGGGGTTTCATTGGAAAGCTTACAGCTTCAACAGATTCAACTTAACAGACGTCGAGAACCGACCACTGTTTAA